One Penaeus monodon isolate SGIC_2016 chromosome 42, NSTDA_Pmon_1, whole genome shotgun sequence genomic window, TGTGAAGGGGAAAAGTCGGCGTTAAAATCTACGGACGTTTCACGCCCTCCGGAAGCCGTCTtcgatttgtttgttttcctcccgcagaatttttctttttattttttttattattatattttgcgaTGTATTTATGTCGAAATTACATAATTGATTTGTACTTTAGTGCTTTTGACCTATTTTTATCTGTGTTGTAGATTTGTGTATGAATTAAAaccataatcattaataattgaataatccAATACGATTATCAGCATCATGATTAATTCCATCACAATATAATGTTAGATATTACATTATGGTAAATATGCCTCTTTTAAAAGTTCGTGATCTTGCAAGGCAGGAAAAATTCACAGGCAATGAATTTCAACATTATCATGCAACTCAACGACTGTGCCCTTGGCATTTGTTTTAGGTATGTATTCCCTTAATTAATTTTGTATTCTGATGGTTGTCATTTATGTATTAATGTTtcgtatgatttttatttatttttttattgttattcattttggTAAAGTGTGTGCGACACGTTTTTATAAGATAATTTGAACAACGCAAAACAAATAACCAAATCAAACCCCAATGTAAGCCAACTCCCCAACGCAAGGAAACAAATCgaacaaggaaaaacaaagagacaaatagtggaaataaaaataaataaataaagaaaaaaaaaaaaaaaaaaaaggacgaagcgACACCCATTTCCCTCCTGATTCGCGCCGACCAATCAGGAGCGAGCGCGAGGCCAGCCAATCAGGAGCGAGCTCGGTGCGCGCTTGGGGATCTGCCTCGCAATATTTACATCACGACTCGACCCGCTAGAACGCATTCCAAGTCGTGTAGCTTAGCTAGTCACATCGTAGGATACTATGTGTTGCATGTGAAGTCGTCCAGTGTGTAGTAGCAGCAGATTTATTTGAAATGGTAATTATTCGTGGTGGTTTTGAATCGTTTTGAATAGTTATTTTGAAGTGAGAAGTGGCGTGCGGATTGAATCGAGCGGGTCATTGCCTCGGCGCCTACTGGAACGCACCCGGGTTGGCAGACGATACCAACCCCTCCATCTCGTTCTCAAAGTGTTTCCACCCCGGAAAACCCCCCATCCACCGTCCCTAAAACCCCAAATCCTTCAACCCCTTCGAAGAACCAACTCCCCAAACCCCTTAAACCACCCATcatccccctccaaaaaaaaaaaaccctccaaacCCCCTAGAAAACCCGAAAACTGGATCTTGCATCTCGTTCCCAAAGGCGCTTTTGGGGGCGGGGCGAGGCGAGCGGGCGATGCGAACGGGCGTCTTCCTCGGAGTCTCGCGTTAACATGCTTGTCGGGAGGACGTGCTTGTAGTcggttccatctctctctctctctctccctcccgacaacatctaaaggaaaaaaaaaaaaaaacaaacttcttCTTCAAGATCCAAGAAGCCGTGAAAGGATTTAACCATGGAGCGATAGTGATACGAGAAGTGCTTagcgagaagagaaaaaaaaagtgttgtgtgATCTTCATCGTATTATTtttacttggaaaaaaaagagagaagaaaaattaatcattattttcggaagtaaaaaaaaaggtaaacacggtGTTCAGTGCTTCGTTGTTCTTCTCTCATTAAGTGGACGAAATAAGTGTACTTATAAGTAGTATTTTAGTGGAATAAAGTTAACTTTTTCTAAGTAGGTCGAGTTGTTGCCACAAACGCGTcgggaaaatgtttttaattttttttattttttattaattaataatctaGTTTTCTGCGTCGAGAAGGATCATGATTTCatatttgttatttgattatcatagtgtttttaatggaatgtggttaatttttgtggttttgtgattaaagtaataaatattcgGTGTTGGATGCGAGTGAATTTTTCTGAAATATCGGTTCCCGTTGCTGCTTTTAGACGCCAGTGGATGTCTCTTATGTTTCTCAGtggataatgaatgaataattaagtGGAAGTGCTTCGTAAGTGGATATTTGATTTAAATAAGGACAAAATCCCACGGGGCCGAGAATCGAGAACCGATTTTGCGCCTTTtcccttgtgtgtgtttttcgttgtgtgtgttttcccgtcgtgtgtttttccccctcgtcctcacgttctctctctctctcccccttctgcaGGCCCTAATCATGAGTAGTCGCGACGTCCTGTACCGCACGGTGCTGCGGGGCGGGCAGGCGGAGGGCCCGCAGGTCGCGCCGGCCTGCACCGACCTGTCCCCCATGTCCAGCCTGGCCTTCACCCTCCACCACGGGGCCTCCCTCTCCCAGACGCCCCGCAGgaagctctccctctcctccacgctCTCCGACACGCTCTCCGACACCCCGCAGTCGTGTCACGAGGCGTCGCTCGTCTGTTCGAGTGAGTAGTTGGttatttgtttggggggggtggggtgtgtgtgatatgaagGGGGTTATGTTGTTGGTTTTAGTGTTTTTGATTGTTTGGGGTAGGCAGGATTTTGGCGTGTGTTCTGCGGcgctaatcgttttttttttgccttttgtttaggTTTCCTGCACGAGTCGTTCGGGTCTGAGGCCGGCCAGGAGGACAGCCCCGTGTCGCCGTCGCGCCGCTTCCTGTCCCGCGACAAGGAGAACTTCCCTTCGCCCTACTACTCCCCCTCGCACAGCGCCGTCATCCCCGCCCGCACCCGCGTCAGCCCCCTCAAGGACGTGCAGAACACCGTCAACAGGAACCTCAACTTCAGTCCTCTCAGCAAGGTTGGTTGGCGGCCgaggttttagggggggggggcgttgtcaCTGAGAGATTGGTGTATGTGCAATGTTGCAGGCTGAATTGGTAGGGTTGGGGCATGCGTGCGGTGCtaattttcgtttctctctcccgAACAGCTGGTGTCTCCTTCGAAGAGGGTCTTCAGCTCCCCCCACAAGCCGTCCCCGCCGGAGGACTTCGACACCAACTCGCAGGACAGCGGGTACTCCGAGAGCGGCAAGAAGCTGGAGGACGACTGCTTCAGCGTGCCCGTCAGCTGCGCGCCCCGCAAGCTGAACCTGGACCTGTCTCCAGCCAAGCCCCAGACGATGGTGTCCCCCGTGAAGCCCGTGGCCGCCCTCACCACCGTCTTCTCCTCCACCACGTCCACGCCCGTCTCGTCCACGGCGTCCTCCTCCGAGGACCGCCGGAGGCCCTTCAGGAAGTTCTCGTCCCTGTGCAAGGGCGACGAGGAAGACGCCCTGCTCATGGACCTCATGGACGAGGTGCCCAGCCAGAACGAACAGCAGTCCATCGTCGGCTTCTCCAGCCTGCTGTCGGCGCCCATCCAGCCGCCCGCAGCCGCCAAGACCACCGCCCtccccaccgccaccaccaccaccaccttcagcAGCCGCCCTTCCATCAGAAGGTGCCTCTCCATGCTCGACACCACGCCCACCTCGTCCAGAGTAAGTGTCATTCTCCGTGCCGCGTGTGCCTTGACGCGCCAATAATATTTCCATTCCCACCGCATTGCTCGTAGTTCGCCCGCCTAAACGAGCTCCTCCTCTGCCAACAGGTGCACTCCCTGAAGCCTTCCCTCGAGTCCAGCCTGTCCTTCAAGCGGCCGCAGCCTCCCACCGACCTCTCGGCGCAGGTGGACTGCAAGCGGCGCAAGCAGGACGACGCCGGCGAGCCCGCGTCCCCCCTCACCTCCAACGCCGCCCCCACCGTCGTCTCGGCGACGTCCAGTGAAAACCTCCGGTCCCCGCTCGCCCTCCGACAGAACTCCGCCCCCGAGGCAAGCACGACACACGCCGCCAAGCCCAAGCTCCAGCGAAGCCACTCCGAGAGCCACGTCTCCATCATGAAGGCGTTGAACAAGTGCTGTAAGTATCTTGCGAGATTCAGACAAAGATGTTGACAAAGATGATTATACATTGCTCATGATCTGTACCTCCCTTCGGGTCTCGTGCTCGGTTGctcatgctcctcctcctcctcctccgcagcCAACCACCACGGGCAGTTAACGGGCGACTTCTCGAAGCCCATCTCGCTCCCCACGATAGAGGGCGGCAAGCACCCCGACCTGAACGCCATCAGCGTGGACACCATGGCCGACATCGTCCGGGGGAAGTTCAAGAACACCATCGCCTCCTTCAAGATCCTGGACTGCAGATACCCGTACGAGTACGAGGGCGGCCACATCAAGGGGGCCGAGATGTGGAACCACCCACAGATGGTGCTCGACCACTTGGACCTGCAGAAGGGCACGCCCGTCATTCCCAGTGAGGACGCCCCCCGGCACATCCTGATCTTCCACTGCGAGTTCTCTGCCGAGCGGGGCCCCAAGGCGCAGAGGCTCCTGCGGGAGCACGACCGCAAGCGCAACAAGGAGCACTACCCCGCCCTGCACTTCCCGGAGACGTACCTGCTGGAGGGCGGCTACAAGGCCTTCTTCGAGGCGTACCCCGACCTGTGCACGCCCCACGAGTACGTGCGGATGCTGGACGCGAACTTCGCCGAGGAGCTGAAGATTCACCGCGGCAAGTCGAAGTCGTGGGCGGCCGAGAACAAGCAGGCCAAGAGCAGAAGCACGCTACCTCGCACGGGACTCAAGAGACTGGGCTTATGATGACTGCCCTGTCCTTAGGTGCCCGTGGGTTTatcgagagaaaagaaagcactctttatttcctataaaaaaaaaagaaaagtgtgtgtgcaatatatgtatttttgttgtgtacAGAAGACTTTTGTCCAGACAGGGGTGATCTTCGGACAGGTGTTTATTCCCCATGAATGCCAAAGGATAATTTATATAGTTTGTAAATACGTCCAAGAAGTGTTTCAGATCCTCCTGAGGGAATCTCCGTCTGGACAGAATTTTGTTGAGTTTTTGTTCTTCATCTCTCGTCATCTTCATCCATAATTTCCCTTTGACTTGATCAGCTGACCCTGATCACtcacgtttttatcatcattcacgCAGTTGTTCTGACCATCCATTCCATTTATTTCCTCATTGGTCGGCGAGAAGTACAAAGACCCAATATTTGGGTTCGTTCTTTTGTATTAAAAGAGTCTATTTCCCCCCATGCATTTGTTTTGCATTACCACCACTAAGTATTTATACCCTGGAAGATGTACCCGAGGGAGTTGTTGTGAATAGTGAACGAGACCCTGTGATATACTGTAGGGTGACGTCGGGGAGATTCACCCTCATCTTGCTCAAAGTTTGACATCTGTGTGATACAAGAAAAGCATGGGACCTAGTGTAAATATTTCCGTTATAACAAGGTGGTCTGGTtggaaaagcagagaaaaaaaatcttattcaaaGAAAAGGAATATCTTACTCTCTCGAGGTTGCAAAGCAGAACTATGCCACCTGTTAAAGACGGTGATTGTGTGAACGGTTTTTATAGTGTGATGCACCATGTCCTAGGAACTTAATACCAAATGTCTTTCACGATCTCAAAGGAAACAAAACCACCGACCATATCACACGACGCAAGTTTAGGTCAGAAcgctgtcatcactattattattttttatttttttttcacattcatgttttttttttacgttaaatggtctttcattttttttgattgattCCCTCCTTGAGTCACAcctggtgaataaaaaaaagaaaatcgatgtTTTGTGTAACGGCATTGTAGATTACTCCCTTTTTCTAGTCCTTATGTTAGGGCACCACACCCCGCGACCCTCCAGCTCTACCGGAAGAAATATTGCCCTGTACCGTTATAAACAATACATGGAAATCacaatttttttcgtcttttctttggTTGTACCCTTGTTTTGTTCGAGACTTGAGATGCGCATTGGGATTGCTGGGTTGTtttctctgtcggtctgtttctctcatctctttgtctcttccctctccctctccttctcttcaatgtgtgtgtgtgtgtctgtgtgtgtgtgtgtgtgcgcgcgcacgcgcgcgcgcctgcAGGCCGAAGAGATACAGGCGGGAAAATCATAAAACTGTCTCAGAATTGAAGTACAAGTCAGTTTCCTTGTTCTTGCAAGTAAAATACTTACCCATTTCTAGTATCGAAAGATAAACaatgaaaatctaaaaatatatctagtaagtgatgataaacaataaataagtTCTTCAAATAACCATCTGATGACCCTCGAGGCTCTCATGACCTTGAACTCGACCAACGGCCTCGTTAATGACCTCGGATAAGTTCATTACGAGGAATGACAGCAGTTAAAATCTTTAATTAACATGACTAGGCAAATTTTTGAAGTAAAAGGGTAAACTTCGATAAAGTGAATACCTCGTTAACGTTGATTTTAGtacctaaataaataaacatcaaaagtATATCGAAACAAGAAGTATACTGTATTGTTAGGAGACTAATATTAACTGCTATGAAAGCCTATCGGGTTGGCTGAAGATTAAGCGTCCGGTCTGTTAATAGTAGACCATATTTAGTCATGGCCTTTTTAGCATTGACAAGGAGAAAGTGGATTTTCCAGTGTACAAAGAGATATAATAAAGCTGATAAATAGTGTGGGGAAATGTTAACGTGTGGAATGGAAGTCTTGCGTGTTGAAGTTTTatgtccatgaaaaaaaaacgagggggtaggggtagaaaAGGTTGAATTCTATAAAGTGAAATTATATAGTTCAGTTTACGACATGGTGacgtatatcagtgtgtgtgtgtgtgtttgtgtacgtatgtgtgcgtatgtggggggggggggggttattgaacAATTGTTTTGAAGCAAgttcttgttttgtgtttatttgtattttcttttggtatcattgtttctgttttttttttttcctcatagtttttgctctgcctgtctgtctgtctctctctctatctgactcTGTCTTCTCTCagcattaaatgtatatatatatgtgtgtgtgtgtgtgtgtgtgtgtgtgtgtgtgtgtgtgtgtgtgtgtgtgtgcgcgcgcgcgcgcacattcatatatctgtgcatgtgtaAATGCCTGTGCGTATGTAGGCCtatgcacatctatatatatgttcacacgtgtatgcctgtgtgtgtctatataccaTTCACAGCCAAATGCAATTCCCttatcccctcaccctcacccaaatGCAAGTTCCGTTCGGGATTAATCCTTACATCACACCACGAATGGCTCAAAAGCGCAAATCCCTCTCGCTCATTATCCATCCTTCATCCCTACGTGACATAATCCTTAATCCCAACGGCCGGAATGGCGTTCATTGTGGGGATTCGGAAACAAAGCGACCTTTCcccgaatgaatgaatgaatgagttaatgaatgaatgaattaattaaaNNNNNNNNNNNNNNNNNNNNNNNNNNNNNNNNNNNNNNNNNNNNNNNNNNNNNNNNNNNNNNNNNNNNNNNNNNNNNNNNNNNNNNNNNNNNNNNNNNNNCCCAAACCCCAGCTGcccgtgagcaaaatcaaacagacagtatgtcacaccaagaatatccattgtaacaaatggaatcaaagccaaactttttaaacacacacacacacacacacacacacacacacacacacccacccacaccacacacacacacgcacacacacacacacacacatatatatattatatatatatatatattattatattattatatctatttttttttttttcgtgtgtgtgtggtgtgtgtgtgtgtgtgtgtgtgtgtgtgtggggtgtgtgtgtgtttggtgtgtgtgtgtgtgtgtgtgtttgtatatgtcttatacaatatgtatgtattttttaaaatactgtaTTTAGAAAGGACTTAGTAAGTATGACATAATAAACCAATGCCCATAACTAAACCAAACAAAGGGGGGCCATGATGATTCCCTTTCAGAACGAAGTGGCACTGACCCCGTTTGACCCAGCGTTGCCCCAGCGAGACAGGTGACCCCGACCGCAGTGAGACCGCTGTCGCGCTCTCGATTACGCAATCAAAACAACACGTTTCTGGCCGACGTCAGAAAAAGGTTTCTGTTTCTAGTAAATAAAAAGCTAATTGATGTTATTACCTGAGACTATACCTGGTAAAATGCTGTCCATTTTAGAGAAATGAAAAGTCGGCCTCATTAGCGAGCGGTGGTGCCAGGTAAGAGTCGGAAATCAAAGCACGAAAAAAATCTGCAGGTTGATGCAAAACTGAGAAGATGACGTCACGATCGTCCGATTTCGCGGCCAAATGTCATCCTTTGTTCACGAATCTTCACCTGAATGGAAGTTCCGGTTTCGGGATTAGATATTGCGTCAAGGAAGGATATGATGCaatatttaatttctctcttgctcttgctctctctctctctctctctctctctctctctctctctctctctcttctcccctcctccctccccccctctctctctctctctctctctctcttctctcctctctctctatctctctctcttgctctttctctctctctcccctctctctctatcccctctctctctctctctctctctctttctctctcttcccctctctctctctctctctctgatcattACTGTCCATAAAAAAACAGATGCGTTGGTGCCTCCCGAAGAGTCCTTAAAAGTGATGTATATTTCCCTTGTCAGCCCATGATGACTATGCGGCCCCGGTTCTCAGCATGTTGCACAGAATGCTCTCAAAGCCTTGAACCTCACAGAACAGGCCGTGAGGATCATACTTGCTGCCCAGTGACTGCTAAAGGTCTTGCCATGAGGAAAGAGCTACACCTTCCCTCGGTTCAAAAGTTGACACCCCCCACGCATCAGACTCGTCCAGCTTCTACACAAACTCCAACTTTCGCTCGTTTTTTTCAGAGGAAATTAATGTGCAGAGTTAGGCATGTGCGGGCCTCGATACTCCAGCCTGATATAAACCCAGGCTATCCCCACCTTTAGTGTGTGGAACATTGATGCTGTTGACAACCCAGAAAAAACACTCACTGCACCTTGGCACAGAACCTGAACAAAGGACCGAAAACTATCACCTCAAATAACAGAACCAAAAAACAATCAAATGAATTACTCCGCTTCTCTCGTAgaaccccccgcccccacccacacccaccattgatcctcatggagcagcagggattggtttATGTCACTGATCTTAAAGGAAGTATGGATTTCCAACTGATCAAGCCATATATCACGCCATCAAAAGGTAGTGAACAGCAGCGACGCCTAGTCTTTGCTGACAGCCAGGGTGCGCTCTGGAGGCTCATTGCATTTCGTCCAGAAAATAAGGTAGACAGAAGTATCCTTCGCCAAAGATCTAGGTTCTCCGAGTAGGGTATACAAGTGTCACTGTACTAAATATCCTCTCTTAGTGAGAAGGATATTCTGTGTTACGAACATAACGAGTGTTATGCGCTACTATTATAgcttaatcaaatatataataaatatacaacgcGTGTTGGAGAtcatgagggtcaggtatggaccatcGAAAACCAGAGGAAAAATGAGAGTATTGCAGGGGCATCTTATATGCACAAACCTTAGTGTCAAACCCTATAAAGATTTTGCGGGGCGAGTAGACTGTTCTGTGAACAATTttatcagattctctctctctctctctctctctctctctctctctctctctctcttctctctctctcttctctctctctctctctcaatctgctgtgtgtgtgtgtgtatgtgcacatgaaCAGATAGGTAAGTAGAGAAGCAAAGAGATATGTAGGTACGCAGGTAAACAGCTTCTGGTGTAGAATATGACAATACCGTTGTAATATTTTCCCCGAGAGACATTAATTCCCACAAAGGGTGCCGATGGCAGCTCAGGTAAACCAATTATGAGAGACTGATTTCAAAACAATGTGGCACTGACCCCGCCTGACCCCGCGTTGCGTAATGAGACAGGTGGCCACCGCCTGCAGGTGACTCGTTGGGGGGCTCCTGCGGCGCAACCTGGCCTCGCCGCCCTCTCAGAGGCTGACCTCGTGGGGTCAGGGGTCGGGGTCCACCGGTGGCTTGGGTTTTGGTAAAAGCCACTCCACCCACGCTCtcagtttgtgtgtctgtgtgtttgtctgcctgtctgactgtctgcatgtttgtctctgtatgtcggtctgcacacacacacacacacacaaacacacacacacatatgaacacacatacacacacaaactgataTACGTCAACATAAAGTGAACTATATAATTTCACTTCATACATTTCAACATTTACAACTTCCCCTCATTTGactaaaacaaaccaaacaaaggcGGGCCATGATGATTCCCTTTCAGAACGAAGTGGCACTGACCCCGTTTGACCCAGCGTTGCGCAGCGAGACAGGTGACCCCGACCGCAGGTGAGACGCTGTCGCTCTCTCGATTACGCAAACAAACAACCGTTTTTTGGCCGACGTCAGAAAAAAAGGTTTCTGTTTCTAGTAAATAAAAAGCTAATTGATAATATCACCTTAGTCTATACCTGGTAAAATGCTGTCCATTTTAGAGAAATGAAGCTGATCTCATTAGCGAGCGGTGGTGCCAGGTAAGAGTCGGAACTCAAAGCGCGAAAAAAATCTGCAGGTTGATGCAAAACTAAGAAGATGACGTCACGGATCGTCCGATTTCGCGGCCCAATCATCCTTTGTTCACGATCTTCACCTGAATGGGAAATCCCGGTTTTGGGATTAGATATTGCGTCATGGAGGTATGAttatatttaatttctctcttgctcttgctctctctctctctctctccctctctctcccccttctcttcccttctctctctctctctctctcgttctctctctctctctgatcattACTGTCCATAAGAAACAGATAACGTTGGTGTCTCCGCAAAAGTCCTTAAATTGATGTATATTTCCCTTGTCAGCCCATGATAGACTATGCGGGCCCGGTGCTCAGCATGTTGCCACAAATGCTCTCAAAGCCTTTAACTCTCTAGAACAAGGCCATGAGGGTCATACTTGGGTGCCCACTACTGCTAAGGTCTTTCCATGAGGAAAGAGCTACCCTTCCTCGGTTCATAGTTGACCCTCCCCCCGGCATCAGACTCGTCCAGCTTCTACACAAACTCCAACTTTCGCTCGTTTTGTCAGAGGAAATTAATGGCAGAGTTGGCATGTGCGGCCTCGATACTCCAACCTATATAATCCCAGCTATCCCCATCTCAGTGTGTGGAACATTGATGCTGTTGACAACCCAGAAACAACACTCACTGCACCTTGGCACAGAACCTGAACAAAGGACCGAAAACTATCACCTCAAATAACAGAACCAAAAGACCATCAAATGAATTTCTCCGCTTCTCTCGTGGTAccccccgcccccaccaacaccctccattgatcctcatggagcagcagggattggtttATGTCACTGATCTTAAAGAAAGTATGGATTTCCAACTGAGCAAGCCATATATCACGCCATCAAAAGGTAGTGAATAGCAGCGACGCCTAGTCTTTGCTGACAGCCGGGGTGCGCTCTGGAGGCTCATTGCATTTCGTCCAGAAAATAAGGTAGACAGAAGTATCCTTCGCCAAAGATCTAGGTTCTCCGAGTAGGGATACAAGTGTCACTGTACTAGATATCCTCTCTTAGTGAGAAGGATATTCTGTGTTACGAACATAACGAGTGTTATGCGCTACTATTATAgcttaatcaaatatataatgaaatatacaacGCGTGTTGGAGAtcatgagggtcaggtatggaccatcGAAAACCAGAGGAAAAATGAGAGTATTGCAGGGGCATCTTATATGCACAAACCTTAGTGTCAAACCCTATAAAGATTTTGCAGGGTGAGTAGACTGTTCTGTGAACAATTttatcagattctctctctctctctcttctctctctctctctctctctcttctctctctctctctctctctctctcctctctctctctctctctctctctctctctctctctctctctctctctctctctctctctctctctctctctctctctcaatctgctgtgtgtgtgtgtgtatgtgcacatgaaCAGATAGGTAAGTAGAGAAGCAAAGAGATATGTAGGTACGCAGGTAAACAGCTTCTGGTGTAGAATATGACAATACCGTTGTAATATTTTCCCCGAGAGACATTAATTCCCACAAAGGGTGCCGATGACAGCTCAGGTAAACCAATTATGAGAGACTGATTTCAAAACAAAGTGGCACTGACCCCGCCTGACCCCGCGTTGCGTAATGAGACAGGTGGCCACCGCCTGCAGGTGACCTCGTTGGGGGCTCCTGCTGGCGCAACCTGGCCTCGCCGCCCTCTCAGAGGCTGACCTCGTGGGGTCAAGGGGTCGGGGTCCACCGGTGGCTTGGGTTTTGGTAAAAGCCACTCCACCCACGCTCtcagtttgtgtgtctgtgtgtttgtctgcctgtctgactgtctgcatgtttgtctctgtatgtcggtctgcacacacacacacacacacacacacacacacacacacacacacacacacacacacacacacacacacacacacacacacacacacacacaaacacacacacacatatgaacacacaaactGATATACGTCAACATAAAGTGAACTATATAATTTCACTTTATACATTTCAACATTTACTACTTTCCCTCATTTGactaaaacaaaccaaacaaaggcGGGCCATGATGACTCCCTTTCAGAACGAAGTGGCACTGACCCCGTTTGACCCAGCGTTGCGCAGCGAGACAGGTGACCCCGACCGCAGGTGAGACGCTGTCGCTCTCTCGATTACGCAATCAAAACAACACGTTTCTGGCCGACGTCAGAAAAAGGTTTCTGTTTCTACTAAATAAAAAGCTAATTGATGTTATTACCTGAGACTGTACCTCGTAAAATGCTGTCCATTTTAGAGAAATGAAGCTGATCTCATTAGCGAGCGGTGGTGCCAGGTAAGAGTCGGAACTCAAAGCGCGAAAAAAAATCTGCAGGTTGATGCAAAACTGAGAAGATGACGTCACGGATCGTCCGATTTCGCGGCCTAATGTCAGTCCTTTGTTCACGAATCTTCACCTGAATGGAAGTTCCGGTTTTGGGATTAGATATTGCGTCATGGAAGGATATGATGTaatatttaatttctctcttgctcttgctctctctctctctctctctctctctctctctctctctcgttctctctctctctctctctctctgatcattACTGTCCATAAGAAACAGATACGTTGGTGCCTCCCGAAGAGTCC contains:
- the LOC119599333 gene encoding M-phase inducer phosphatase-like isoform X2 translates to MPCRRRVLISLFIALIMSSRDVLYRTVLRGGQAEGPQVAPACTDLSPMSSLAFTLHHGASLSQTPRRKLSLSSTLSDTLSDTPQSCHEASLVCSSFLHESFGSEAGQEDSPVSPSRRFLSRDKENFPSPYYSPSHSAVIPARTRVSPLKDVQNTVNRNLNFSPLSKLVSPSKRVFSSPHKPSPPEDFDTNSQDSGYSESGKKLEDDCFSVPVSCAPRKLNLDLSPAKPQTMVSPVKPVAALTTVFSSTTSTPVSSTASSSEDRRRPFRKFSSLCKGDEEDALLMDLMDEVPSQNEQQSIVGFSSLLSAPIQPPAAAKTTALPTATTTTTFSSRPSIRRCLSMLDTTPTSSRVHSLKPSLESSLSFKRPQPPTDLSAQVDCKRRKQDDAGEPASPLTSNAAPTVVSATSSENLRSPLALRQNSAPEASTTHAAKPKLQRSHSESHVSIMKALNKCSNHHGQLTGDFSKPISLPTIEGGKHPDLNAISVDTMADIVRGKFKNTIASFKILDCRYPYEYEGGHIKGAEMWNHPQMVLDHLDLQKGTPVIPSEDAPRHILIFHCEFSAERGPKAQRLLREHDRKRNKEHYPALHFPETYLLEGGYKAFFEAYPDLCTPHEYVRMLDANFAEELKIHRGKSKSWAAENKQAKSRSTLPRTGLKRLGL
- the LOC119599333 gene encoding M-phase inducer phosphatase-like isoform X1; the protein is MSSRDVLYRTVLRGGQAEGPQVAPACTDLSPMSSLAFTLHHGASLSQTPRRKLSLSSTLSDTLSDTPQSCHEASLVCSSFLHESFGSEAGQEDSPVSPSRRFLSRDKENFPSPYYSPSHSAVIPARTRVSPLKDVQNTVNRNLNFSPLSKLVSPSKRVFSSPHKPSPPEDFDTNSQDSGYSESGKKLEDDCFSVPVSCAPRKLNLDLSPAKPQTMVSPVKPVAALTTVFSSTTSTPVSSTASSSEDRRRPFRKFSSLCKGDEEDALLMDLMDEVPSQNEQQSIVGFSSLLSAPIQPPAAAKTTALPTATTTTTFSSRPSIRRCLSMLDTTPTSSRVHSLKPSLESSLSFKRPQPPTDLSAQVDCKRRKQDDAGEPASPLTSNAAPTVVSATSSENLRSPLALRQNSAPEASTTHAAKPKLQRSHSESHVSIMKALNKCSNHHGQLTGDFSKPISLPTIEGGKHPDLNAISVDTMADIVRGKFKNTIASFKILDCRYPYEYEGGHIKGAEMWNHPQMVLDHLDLQKGTPVIPSEDAPRHILIFHCEFSAERGPKAQRLLREHDRKRNKEHYPALHFPETYLLEGGYKAFFEAYPDLCTPHEYVRMLDANFAEELKIHRGKSKSWAAENKQAKSRSTLPRTGLKRLGL